The Amblyraja radiata isolate CabotCenter1 chromosome 31, sAmbRad1.1.pri, whole genome shotgun sequence genome contains a region encoding:
- the LOC116990647 gene encoding somatostatin-1B-like, whose translation MRGLMTISVMSLLLLLLVEVDGADLMEERTTLQELTKNRKSLILKLLAGLLDVDDHLGESGYTYSNTEEAGERSLEERAVVAGIPRREQKAPCKLFFWKTFSHC comes from the exons ATGAGGGGGCTAATGACGATCAGCGTGATGTCCCTGCTACTGCTGCTGCTTGTGGAGGTAGATGGTGCTGACCTCATGGAAGAAAGAACGACACTTCAG GAGTTGACCAAAAACAGGAAGTCTCTGATACTGAAGCTGCTGGCTGGTTTGTTGGATGTCGATGATCACCTCGGTGAGAGTGGCTACACGTATTCAAACACAGAAGAGGCAGGAGAGCGGTCACTCGAGGAGAGAGCGGTGGTTGCGGGGATTCCTCGGAGAGAACAGAAAGCTCCCTGTAAACTGTTCTTCTGGAAAACGTTCTCGCACTGTTAA